Proteins from a genomic interval of Oleidesulfovibrio alaskensis DSM 16109:
- a CDS encoding TraR/DksA family transcriptional regulator: protein MNDQQLGTIADSLRDRVVFLKQQCGLAPETAAAVIACPDENEQASRLAELTLDVALRGRLARQLAAVESALHRIATGGFGRCEECGDEIGEARLKANPTTTLCIHCQEDREAEAARRYLLRDPVCA from the coding sequence ATGAATGATCAGCAGCTTGGCACCATTGCGGATTCCCTGCGCGACAGGGTGGTTTTTCTTAAACAGCAGTGCGGACTGGCGCCGGAAACCGCGGCAGCGGTTATTGCCTGCCCCGATGAAAACGAGCAGGCTTCGCGGCTGGCGGAACTGACGCTGGATGTGGCATTGCGCGGGCGGCTGGCTCGGCAGCTGGCGGCTGTGGAATCGGCGTTGCACCGTATTGCCACGGGTGGCTTCGGCCGGTGTGAAGAATGCGGTGACGAAATAGGCGAAGCCCGGCTGAAGGCCAATCCGACCACGACGCTTTGTATTCATTGTCAGGAAGACAGAGAGGCCGAGGCCGCCCGCAGGTATCTGCTGCGCGATCCGGTCTGCGCGTAA
- a CDS encoding lysophospholipid acyltransferase family protein, translating into MQSTRTGSPGRQPSSAVQPSGFMPPVARAIPAPLRTPLMHALKLPQLLSMYRQVSTGGSACGEGLKPSGRTADVLALLAARTHDAGELKAPHIFARDALQLLDITLDIRPETQAGLESLPPDQPLVVVSNHPFGVLEGLALMAALLPVRPDTLFLANYLLRSIPEIRELILPVNPFSTRQARRENISGLRAAVGHLRQGGCLCVFPAGEVAHLQPRRRAITDPVWNSNVAGLIRRTGAAVLPLHFEGRNSMLFNLMGLVHPFARTAMLPAELLKKRSSTVTLNVGRIIPPQIFRDLPRETDITAYLRARSYALSRGPKDRQTATAVARRAAPVAGPFPVARLLAEIADLPPEQLLLRENGYLVFEARAWQAPCFLHEIGRQRELTFREVGEGSGEALDTDVFDNRYDHIILWHENDRRLAGAYRIGQTGTVLPEFGVKGLYSSTLFRFSPRFFAQDDNALELGRAFVTAPYQRDYAPLMLLWKGIAHFVLRRPGVRRLFGPVSISLEYSRYSLSALTEFLRLHHQDNTLAAMVSGRKPPRYKMDKRAPDMLNMQGMHFNGLCNLVKDIEGGRTVPVLFKHYLKLGGRIGGFHVDTAFRTLDAFLCIDLADAPPAMLQRYMGKEQAVTFLRRCQHSACQIISGR; encoded by the coding sequence ATGCAGAGTACCCGCACCGGCAGCCCCGGCCGTCAGCCATCGTCAGCAGTCCAGCCGTCCGGTTTCATGCCGCCTGTGGCACGGGCCATTCCCGCGCCGCTGCGCACCCCGCTGATGCACGCCCTCAAGCTGCCTCAGCTGCTTTCCATGTACAGGCAGGTTTCCACCGGCGGCAGCGCCTGTGGCGAAGGTCTCAAACCGTCCGGCCGCACGGCGGACGTGCTGGCCCTGCTGGCCGCACGCACACACGATGCCGGAGAACTGAAAGCCCCGCATATATTTGCCCGTGACGCGCTGCAGCTGCTGGACATCACGCTGGATATCCGGCCGGAAACACAGGCAGGTCTTGAATCGCTGCCCCCCGACCAGCCGCTGGTGGTGGTATCCAACCATCCGTTCGGTGTATTAGAGGGACTGGCCCTGATGGCTGCACTGCTGCCGGTGCGGCCCGACACCCTTTTTCTGGCTAATTATCTGTTGCGCAGCATTCCGGAAATCCGCGAGCTCATTCTGCCGGTCAACCCCTTTTCCACACGGCAGGCCCGTCGCGAAAATATCAGCGGGCTGCGTGCGGCCGTGGGGCACCTGCGTCAGGGCGGCTGTCTGTGTGTCTTTCCCGCCGGAGAGGTGGCGCATCTGCAGCCACGCCGGCGAGCCATAACCGATCCGGTGTGGAACAGTAACGTTGCCGGTCTCATACGCCGCACCGGCGCCGCGGTGCTGCCCCTGCATTTCGAGGGGCGCAACAGCATGCTTTTCAACCTGATGGGCCTTGTGCATCCTTTTGCCCGTACCGCCATGCTGCCGGCTGAACTGCTGAAAAAGCGCTCTTCCACGGTAACGCTCAATGTGGGACGCATCATTCCGCCACAGATATTCCGCGACCTGCCCCGTGAAACCGACATCACCGCGTATCTGCGCGCCCGCAGCTACGCTCTTTCGCGCGGGCCGAAAGACCGGCAGACGGCAACAGCCGTTGCACGCCGCGCGGCCCCCGTGGCCGGGCCGTTTCCCGTGGCGCGGCTGCTGGCCGAGATTGCAGACCTGCCGCCTGAACAGCTGCTGCTGCGCGAAAACGGGTACCTTGTTTTTGAAGCCCGCGCATGGCAGGCACCGTGCTTTCTGCATGAAATAGGCAGACAGCGGGAACTTACCTTCCGCGAGGTGGGCGAAGGCAGCGGAGAAGCGCTGGACACGGACGTGTTTGACAACCGTTACGACCATATCATTCTGTGGCATGAAAACGACAGGCGGCTTGCCGGTGCCTACCGCATCGGGCAGACAGGGACAGTCCTTCCGGAATTCGGAGTGAAGGGACTCTATTCGTCCACGCTGTTCCGCTTCAGCCCGCGCTTTTTTGCACAGGATGACAATGCGCTGGAACTTGGACGGGCCTTTGTGACCGCACCCTATCAGCGTGACTATGCGCCGCTGATGCTGCTGTGGAAGGGCATAGCGCACTTTGTGCTGCGCCGCCCCGGCGTCCGGCGGCTGTTCGGCCCTGTCAGCATCAGTCTGGAATACAGCCGGTATTCACTGAGCGCCCTTACAGAGTTTCTGCGCCTGCACCATCAGGACAACACGCTGGCCGCCATGGTCAGCGGGCGCAAGCCTCCCCGTTATAAAATGGACAAACGTGCCCCCGACATGCTCAACATGCAGGGCATGCACTTCAACGGCTTGTGCAATCTGGTGAAAGATATCGAGGGCGGACGCACCGTGCCGGTTCTTTTCAAGCATTATCTCAAACTGGGCGGGCGGATAGGCGGCTTTCACGTGGATACGGCGTTCAGGACTCTTGATGCCTTTCTGTGCATTGATCTGGCCGATGCCCCG
- a CDS encoding carbohydrate ABC transporter permease, with the protein MHRTFSPARVLLYAVLFLLAAVYITPAYMALITALKHPAEISLTTAWELPATANWSSFAEAARKLGPNFMNSIILTVCATIGSTVLGSLNGYVFSKWKFKGSEVVFTLFLFGMFIPYQIILIPLFQLLRDMNLYGGLPGLILAHVVYGLPITTLIFRNFYSQIPTTLVESAQLDGAGFFSIYRHIIFPLSIPGFVVTSLWQCTQVWNEFLWGICLTKHTSAPMTVGLAQLAGGQAVSWNLPMAGSAIAALPVLMMYILLGRYFIRGLLAGSVKE; encoded by the coding sequence ATGCACCGCACGTTTTCACCGGCGCGGGTGCTGCTGTATGCAGTGCTGTTTCTGCTGGCGGCCGTCTATATCACTCCGGCATACATGGCCCTTATCACCGCGCTCAAGCATCCGGCCGAAATCAGCCTGACCACCGCATGGGAACTTCCCGCCACGGCCAACTGGAGCAGCTTTGCCGAAGCCGCACGCAAGCTGGGCCCCAACTTCATGAACAGCATAATCCTGACCGTATGCGCCACCATCGGCTCCACGGTGCTCGGCTCGCTGAACGGCTATGTTTTTTCCAAATGGAAGTTCAAGGGCAGCGAAGTGGTTTTCACCCTGTTTCTGTTCGGCATGTTCATTCCGTACCAGATCATTCTCATTCCGCTTTTTCAGCTGCTGCGCGACATGAACCTGTACGGCGGCCTGCCGGGGCTGATTCTGGCACACGTTGTCTACGGTCTGCCCATCACCACGTTGATCTTCCGGAATTTTTACAGCCAGATACCGACAACGCTTGTGGAATCTGCCCAGCTGGACGGCGCGGGATTCTTTTCCATATACCGGCATATCATCTTTCCGCTGTCCATTCCGGGCTTTGTGGTGACCAGCCTGTGGCAGTGCACGCAGGTATGGAACGAATTCCTGTGGGGTATCTGCCTGACAAAGCACACCTCCGCCCCCATGACCGTGGGACTGGCACAGCTGGCAGGCGGACAGGCCGTCAGCTGGAACCTGCCCATGGCCGGTTCTGCCATTGCCGCACTGCCTGTGCTGATGATGTACATTCTGCTGGGCCGCTATTTCATCCGCGGACTGCTGGCGGGTTCCGTCAAAGAATAA